CGATTTCTAATAACCAATTTTCATTATAAATACCTGTTATTATGATAGTCATAGCTGGTTTTACGCCTAATAGTTTTCGTTTTCTCAATTGAGAAATTTCATTTAAATACTTTCTATCGGACACAAAAAAAGTAACTTTTACCAGGTTCTCTGCAGTCATATCGGCCTTTTCTAACTGAGTTTCCACGTTAGACCAAGCAATTTCACATTGTTCTTTTATATCATCAGGCACCGGATTATCATTAATTACGGGAATTTGACCACTAATAAATAATAATTCAGAATAGTCGGAAATTTTTACTGCTTCCGAGTAAGTCCAATTGGCTTCACCTCCAATTTTTTGTTTTTTAAACTGTTTGCCTTCGTTCTCTTGACCAAAGATTGAATTGGACAATATGGTTAGTATTATTATAAAAATAGGACCACTATAAATTTTTGCGATATTTTTCATCTTATTTACCAATTGATAATGGGGTATTATTTTTATTTAATTAGTACCGCGGTTCCTGATAATTCAATTTTTTTCTCTCTACTATAAAGTGAAGAAATTCCAATGAATACATTTGGAGGCATTTTCATGTCGCCATAAAGTCTTTTACGAACCCTAAAAAACATAGCTAAATCCTTATCCGGATCATAATCCACAATATAAATTTTCATGTCCACCAAATCAGAAAAAGTGGCCCCCGCCTGCGCCAGTCTTTTTTCGACGGCTTTATAAGCGGTTTCCAGCTGTTCCTCTTTAGTGGTTCCGGTACCAACTTGTCCTGCAATGTATATCGTTTTGAAATTTTCATGTTCAACCGATACAACATTGGTTAAGGCTGTAATAGGGTCTATATATTCCTTAGTGATTTTTTCAGCTTTTATTTGATTTGCCTTAGCCACACCGGCCGGTAAGAGAATATCCTCAAAGTACTTCTTCCATTTTCCGTCCTTCAAAGATTCACCGTATTCGTGAAATTCCCCATTTGGCGTTTTTTCAAAAATCAATCGACTTTCTGGATTAAAATAAACGATAAATTTACCGTCTTCTAATTTGCCTTTGTATTTACCCCCTCCTGTTTTGCTGAAGGGCTGGTAATAATAACATGTATCTTTTTTGCTATAGGTAATTAGGGTATGCAATTCAATATTTGAGGATACCACATCTAGAGTTAAAATAGCTCCATTCATAATGTAGTTTACACTTTCCCTGACATTTACCCGTGTAGTGTCGTTTGGGGTATAAGAGCTTGATATTCCTGACCAA
This genomic window from Maribacter sp. MJ134 contains:
- a CDS encoding RidA family protein, with the protein product MKNIAKIYSGPIFIIILTILSNSIFGQENEGKQFKKQKIGGEANWTYSEAVKISDYSELLFISGQIPVINDNPVPDDIKEQCEIAWSNVETQLEKADMTAENLVKVTFFVSDRKYLNEISQLRKRKLLGVKPAMTIIITGIYNENWLLEIEGIAAK
- a CDS encoding RidA family protein encodes the protein MKQLKTLILTTLLLVFFNPLSAQEEERKELAKLSFLMGNWSGISSSYTPNDTTRVNVRESVNYIMNGAILTLDVVSSNIELHTLITYSKKDTCYYYQPFSKTGGGKYKGKLEDGKFIVYFNPESRLIFEKTPNGEFHEYGESLKDGKWKKYFEDILLPAGVAKANQIKAEKITKEYIDPITALTNVVSVEHENFKTIYIAGQVGTGTTKEEQLETAYKAVEKRLAQAGATFSDLVDMKIYIVDYDPDKDLAMFFRVRKRLYGDMKMPPNVFIGISSLYSREKKIELSGTAVLIK